A region of the Arachis hypogaea cultivar Tifrunner chromosome 15, arahy.Tifrunner.gnm2.J5K5, whole genome shotgun sequence genome:
atggTATATAGCTAGATATGGTAGAGATCATAGAATCTGaatttggttttcgaaaatatatattaaaataaagttattagaaatataattatttatgttctaTTTTAACTACATGCGATTTTCAAAATCAGATTTGATttcaaaagggaaaaaaacctataataaataaacaaattgcGAATTAATTAACCATTCTGATGATAAACTCCATATACAGATTAAGAAAAAGAAATCACAAAACAAAAATGACTTGAATCCAAAGTCATCACAGTATCACACAGTTCAATTGGACTTTAGTCATTGGACAGAGTTGCATGTCATTTTTTGGCAGTTGGAAACTTACAACTAAAACCTCAATCCGAGAATTCTGAACTTCCATCATCATCAATGTAAGCATTATCGTCATCATAGTTCTCAATGTCATCGTCCTCCTCATTATTTACGTTAGGAACCTGGAGGTCAGCTACTTGAAGTTGTATCATATCAACATCTCCTGACGTAGATGCTAATGATGGTGGAAACTCGGTTTCTGAAATGATCCTAGCATGTGGAGGCTCATCATTCTGATACACCTCAGTTTCAGATTCATTTTGTGCCTCCTCCATTATTTTTCATGGTTTACATGTAATCACAACCTTCCAATTAGACTTACAGCCTTGTGGATATGGCATGTAATACACTTGTCTAGCTTTTTGCGCAAGAATGAATGGATCGTAACTCCCATATCTTCTAGTGGGTAATACTTCAATTATTTTGTAGTCTTTGTGCCTACGCGTTCCCCGAGGCCTAGTAGGGTCATACCACTCACAGTAAAACAAGGTGACTCTTAAACTAACAAGACTTGGATATTCAACAATCAAAATCTCTTTAAGAGTGCCGTACCAATCAGATGCATCATTCCCTCCATCACCTTTAACATATATGCCTGTATCATCTGTCTTCTTTCCAGATGCATGCTCAGGAGTATGAAATCTATACCCGTTAACCTTGAACATACCAACACTCGTGGCCCTAGTTTTTGGCCCGAATGCTAAACTCAATAAATGAGGACAAGTTATGTCATTACTGGGATTTTTTACCTGATTTTGTCAAACAAAATATAGTATTTAGAAAAACAAGATTTACTTTGACATATTTTGATACAGTCAACAAAATGTAAAAACTTACATGCTCACGGAACCATGATGGAAAGTTGGATAAAGAATTATTGCTCCCATGGATATGCTCGTATTGACTTCTAAATGTATCGACTTCAGGACAATTCAACAAGATATGTAAATGAGCAGCTTTCATTTCCATACTAGTTAACCATCTGTCTTTGTTGGCTCCCCCAGCAATACCCGGTTGATCAAAAATAGAAAGGGTAGGCTCAGATGAACTTACACCACTATCATCATTCCGATTCGGCCTTGTTCTCTTAGACATGACATGTGGCTCAAAGTAATAAGAACAATAACTTGATGTCTCTCTAGCCAGGTATGCTTGACAAATTGAACCCTCTACTCTAGCCCGATTCTTCACTGATATCTTATATGTGCCTATTTCACGCTCAAAGGGATACATCCACCTATACTGAGCTGGTCCACAAACACGTGCCTCATATGCCAAGTGAACTGGTAGATGCTCCATTACATCGAAAAAAGCTGGTGGAAAAATTCTTTCTAACTTGCACAAAATAACAGGAATATTAACTTCCATTTGTACAAGATCGCTAACCCGAAGAGTAGATGAACAAAGGTCCCTAAAATATTGACTTATTTCGGTCAACGGTTTCCACACGTGGTCTGGTAACTCTTTGAAGGCTAACGGAAGCAAACACTCCATAAATACATGACAATCATGAGTTTTCATCCCAAACAATTTTCCTCCTTTGACATCGACACACCTTTGTAAATTTGAAACATATCCATCTGGCATTTTCAACTCTTGTACCCATTTACAAACATTTTTTCGTTGTTGGAGTGTCAAGACATAGTTGCCCTTAGGCTTTGCCCAATGACCTTCGCGTACC
Encoded here:
- the LOC112749133 gene encoding uncharacterized protein, whose protein sequence is MQTTPNEIPANYYEAKKIVSQLGFKEVKIDCCVNGCMIYYKEDKDLRQCKFCGEQRFKPRKGKNKEVSYKRMHYLPLIPRLQRLYASMSTAPHMLWHHQNRRNDDVMTHPSHGEAWKHFDTNHPHFASEPRNVKLGLCSDGFSPNVHFSTPYSCWPVIVTPYNLPPHMCMKDPFLFLTCIIPGKENPKAKIDVHLQPLIDELKELWDEGVLTYDIHSKRNFQLKAALMWTINDFPAYGMLSGWSTGGRLACPVCMEDTKAFWLDYGGKNSWFDCHRRYLPEGHPYRRNKVGFKKNVEEDEGPPIRLSGEQIWERVRHYPKIVDTGGQVRLTGYGVEHNWTKRSIFWDLSYWKDHLVRHCLDLMHIEKNFFDNIMNTVMDTERTKDNEKARLDMAVLCKRPDLNLVQVREGHWAKPKGNYVLTLQQRKNVCKWVQELKMPDGYVSNLQRCVDVKGGKLFGMKTHDCHVFMECLLPLAFKELPDHVWKPLTEISQYFRDLCSSTLRVSDLVQMEVNIPVILCKLERIFPPAFFDVMEHLPVHLAYEARVCGPAQYRWMYPFEREIGTYKISVKNRARVEGSICQAYLARETSSYCSYYFEPHVMSKRTRPNRNDDSGVSSSEPTLSIFDQPGIAGGANKDRWLTSMEMKAAHLHILLNCPEVDTFRSQYEHIHGSNNSLSNFPSWFREHVKNPSNDITCPHLLSLAFGPKTRATSVGMFKVNGYRFHTPEHASGKKTDDTGIYVKGDGGNDASDWYGTLKEILIVEYPSLVSLRVTLFYCEWYDPTRPRGTRRHKDYKIIEVLPTRRYGSYDPFILAQKARQVYYMPYPQGCKSNWKVVITCKP